In one window of Thermoanaerobacter uzonensis DSM 18761 DNA:
- the cmr3 gene encoding type III-B CRISPR module-associated protein Cmr3 produces the protein MLIKLKPFDTLFFRNSRPFTKGEDTWTDFVFPPYPSTVYGAIRSYLIFKMGSLRDFIEGKFRDILGVPGEPAKFTIKGPFLMKEDKLVFKMPYDLVKLKDEDGKVFLLDFTEKPSLLVSDFPFDYGLLWKREENIDDAAGWMEELNFEDYLKGEKQEFGVEKDEIFYKIEDKVGISINKAKGTSEEGHLYRFSMVRLMEDTGMVIKIEGIEEFDDEGVLQLGGERKAVAFEKMVKNSFEDLENLALTLETDIFKIYLATPAIFKKGWLPDWIDEKTLEGEFKGIRVKLLTCAIGKYITIGGWDMAEGESKPLKKAVPAGSVYYFKILNEVDKEKVKETFHFKNISDEKAEEGFGLSIMGEVKRL, from the coding sequence ATGCTTATTAAACTAAAACCTTTTGATACATTATTTTTCAGGAATTCTAGACCTTTTACAAAAGGAGAAGATACATGGACGGATTTTGTTTTTCCGCCATATCCTTCAACTGTTTACGGTGCTATAAGAAGCTATCTGATTTTTAAAATGGGTAGTTTGCGAGATTTTATAGAAGGTAAGTTTAGAGATATTTTAGGCGTTCCCGGCGAACCTGCTAAATTCACAATAAAAGGACCTTTTTTGATGAAAGAAGACAAGCTTGTTTTTAAAATGCCATATGATTTGGTCAAATTAAAAGATGAAGATGGAAAAGTATTTTTACTTGATTTCACAGAGAAGCCATCGTTGCTTGTGAGTGATTTCCCCTTTGATTATGGGCTTTTGTGGAAAAGGGAGGAAAATATAGATGATGCTGCAGGATGGATGGAGGAGCTTAATTTTGAGGATTATTTAAAAGGGGAAAAACAAGAGTTTGGTGTCGAAAAAGATGAGATATTTTACAAAATAGAAGATAAAGTAGGGATAAGTATTAATAAAGCTAAAGGGACATCGGAAGAAGGGCATTTATACAGATTTTCTATGGTGAGACTTATGGAAGATACTGGCATGGTAATAAAAATTGAGGGCATAGAAGAGTTTGATGATGAAGGGGTCTTACAGTTGGGAGGTGAAAGAAAGGCAGTTGCTTTTGAGAAGATGGTAAAAAATTCTTTTGAAGATTTAGAAAATTTAGCTCTTACTTTAGAAACTGATATATTTAAGATTTACTTAGCCACGCCTGCAATTTTTAAAAAGGGCTGGTTGCCTGATTGGATAGATGAAAAAACTTTGGAAGGAGAATTTAAGGGGATAAGGGTAAAACTTTTAACTTGTGCAATTGGAAAATATATCACGATTGGCGGCTGGGATATGGCAGAAGGAGAATCTAAGCCTTTAAAAAAAGCCGTTCCTGCGGGCAGTGTATATTATTTTAAAATTTTGAATGAGGTTGATAAAGAAAAGGTAAAAGAGACTTTTCACTTTAAAAATATCTCAGACGAAAAAGCAGAAGAAGGTTTTGGGCTATCTATTATGGGGGAGGT